In Anolis carolinensis isolate JA03-04 unplaced genomic scaffold, rAnoCar3.1.pri scaffold_14, whole genome shotgun sequence, the following proteins share a genomic window:
- the lrfn4 gene encoding leucine-rich repeat and fibronectin type-III domain-containing protein 4: MGRRLPPRPLLLLLLPSLLFLGVPSAAQPGAEESCPPHCVCQNLSESLSTLCAHKGLLFVPPHIDRRTVELRLADNFIRVLEPPDFLNMSGLVDLTLSRNTIDTVRPLAFGDLESLRSLHLDGNRLTALPGGALRGLLNLQHLILNNNQLEEVPAEAFDDFLQTLEDLDLSYNNLRGAPWAGIRAMPSLHTLNLDHNLLEAVPEGAFAQLYKLSRLDLTSNRLRTLAPDPLFARAMPGVVSPTPYAPTVSLGFGGNPLHCNCELLWLRRLGRPDDLETCASPGHLAGRYFWSVPEEEFACEPPLITRHSHRLWVLEGQRATLRCRAVGDPEPAVHWVSPDDRILGNSSRTASFRNGTLDILVTTLRDDGAYACIAINAAGEATAAVHLQVIPLPHRGNGSAAAPQPDPGSSDIASSSAAKASSASSVGNGTSEGAAGPARHGVEVSEVTATSALVRWTLDPSSAFTAWMFQIQYNSTADDALVYRIVPGVTRRFLLRHLVPGADYDLCLLAIFEDASTALAATHLLGCAPFSTREEPFPDCRALQAHFLGGTLAVIVGGVVVVTLLVFTVVMMVRYKVCASGRAAEVVALPKVTHVHSQTNGGGGGGGGVTLPHKAQRRRRPPKAKEGGRTVGRGRPPVSKAQRSCSLDLGDGPPFVAPATGSGNGCCYAARLSRAWSKRSQSVQGMLGQGLFPEEGGAPEEENTAMAKGLGPLLNAEDLEESVV, encoded by the exons ATGGGCCGGCGGCTGCCCCCTCggcctctgctgctgctgctcctgccctCCCTGCTGTTCCTGGGGGTCCCGTCCGCGGCCCAGCCGGGGGCGGAGGAGTCGTGCCCGCCGCACTGCGTCTGCCAGAACCTCTCGGAGTCGCTGAGCACTCTGTGCGCGCACAAAGGCCTGCTCTTCGTGCCGCCGCACATCGACCGCCGGACGGTGGAGCTGCGCCTGGCGGACAACTTCATCCGGGTGCTGGAGCCGCCGGACTTCCTGAACATGTCGGGGCTGGTGGACCTGACACTCTCGCGCAACACCATCGACACGGTGCGCCCGCTGGCCTTCGGGGACCTGGAGAGCCTGCGCTCGCTGCACCTGGACGGCAACCGGCTGACCGCGCTGCCCGGCGGGGCGCTGCGGGGCCTGCTCAACCTGCAGCACCTCATCCTCAACAACAACCAGCTGGAGGAGGTCCCGGCCGAGGCCTTTGACGACTTCCTGCAGACGCTGGAGGACCTGGACCTCTCGTACAACAACCTGCGGGGGGCCCCGTGGGCCGGCATCCGGGCCATGCCCAGCCTGCACACGCTCAACCTGGACCACAACCTGCTGGAGGCCGTCCCCGAGGGGGCCTTCGCCCAGCTCTACAAGCTCTCGCGCCTGGACCTCACCTCCAACCGGCTCCGGACGCTGGCCCCGGACCCGCTCTTCGCCCGCGCCATGCCCGGGGTGGTCAGCCCCACGCCCTACGCCCCCACCGTCTCCCTCGGCTTCGGCGGCAACCCCCTGCACTGCAACTGCGAGCTGCTCTGGCTGCGGCGCCTGGGCCGCCCCGACGACCTGGAGACCTGCGCCTCGCCGGGGCACCTGGCCGGGCGCTACTTCTGGTCGGTGCCCGAGGAGGAGTTTGCCTGCGAGCCGCCACTCATCACGCGGCACAGCCACCGGCTCTGGGTGCTGGAGGGCCAGCGGGCCACGCTGCGCTGCCGGGCGGTGGGCGACCCCGAGCCGGCCGTGCACTGGGTCTCCCCCGACGACCGCATCCTGGGCAACTCCTCCCGCACGGCCTCCTTCCGCAACGGCACCCTGGACATCCTGGTCACCACGCTCCGCGACGACGGGGCCTACGCCTGCATCGCCATCAACGCCGCCGGCGAGGCCACCGCCGCCGTCCACCTCCAGGTCATCCCCCTGCCGCACCGGGGCAACGGCAGCGCGGCCGCTCCGCAGCCGGACCCGGGCTCCTCGGAcatcgcctcctcctccgccgccaaggcctcctcggcctcctccgtGGGGAACGGGACCAGCGAGGGGGCCGCGGGTCCCGCCAGGCACGGCGTGGAGGTCTCCGAGGTGACCGCCACCTCCGCCCTCGTCCGCTGGACCCTGGACCCCTCCTCCGCCTTCACGGCCTGGATGTTCCAGATCCAGTACAACTCCACTGCGGACGATGCGCTTGTCTACAG GATCGTCCCGGGCGTCACGCGGCGCTTCCTCCTGCGGCACCTGGTGCCGGGTGCGGACTACGACCTCTGCCTGCTGGCCATCTTTGAGGACGCGTCCACGGCGCTGGCGGCCACCCACCTGCTGGGCTGCGCCCCCTTCTCCACGCGGGAGGAGCCCTTCCCGGACTGCCGCGCCCTGCAGGCCCACTTCCTGGGGGGCACCCTGGCCGTCATCGTGGGCGGCGTGGTGGTGGTCACCCTGCTGGTCTTCACCGTGGTCATGATGGTGCGCTACAAGGTCTGCGCCAGCGGGCGGGCGGCCGAGGTGGTGGccctgcccaaggtcacccacgtCCACTCCCAGACcaacggcggcggcggcggcggcggcggagtgACCCTCCCGCACAAGGCCCAGCGGCGGAGGCGGCCGCCCAAGGCCAAGGAGGGGGGCCGGACGGTGGGGCGGGGCAGACCCCCGGTCAGCAAGGCCCAGCGCAGTTGCTCCCTGGACCTGGGGGACGGGCCCCCCTTCGTGGCCCCCGCCACGGGTAGCGGCAACGGGTGCTGCTACGCCGCGCGGCTGAGCCGGGCCTGGAGCAAGCGCAGCCAGTCGGTGCAAGGCATGCTGGGACAGGGGCTCTTCCCGGAGGAGGGAGGGGCACCCGAGGAGGAAAACACGGCTATGGCCAAGGGGCTGGGACCCCTCCTCAACGCGGAGGACCTGGAGGAGAGCGTGGTGTAG